ATTATTCAACCATTGAACTCGAACTATGATTTTACTGCTATATTGCTGATATTATTCAAAAGTTCTTACAATTGTTTCGACtcccttgtatatatatataaattaccaTGTGATTTTACTGCAATGGTCTTCCTTTCATGGCATCCACGTTACTTTCTTTTTGAAAGTGTCAGCTAGTTTTGAAGATAAGATTATTCAAAATAGGTTTAGTATACACTAATCAATCGTGCTAACAACTGTCATTTATAAAACAATTTCCGCATCCGGCTACCCAAAATTCAAGACCGGCCTTGTAAAAGGGAtgagtttattaaagaaacctgGTTTGAGGCATATCAAATAGAGATAAAATAGGATCACTAGGCAGTGATCTTAAAAGCCAGTTATCCATATATTTTTAATGATAAAATTGCCCTTattgatattttattattatttttttaatttttttaattttttaatttattttttgtgtttctttttttgTAATCAATTTATTTagttaaagtaaaataaaaagaaataaaaaaaataaattaaaataaattgttttaatttattttgaaaatataaaatataattaaaatttagaattaaaatttagaattaaaatttaaataaacaatgaaaattaaaattaaaatagatgtaattcaaaattaaaattaaaattaataaaataaatctttttaaaaaaactaaaaatatattaaagtttttgaaaaaattagttaatgAAACAAATAAGTAAATTAATGAAGGGTACCTATGTAATTTAGCTATCCAATAAACCTACCTATCTAGACAAATCATTTTGTATGCCTCGAAAAAATTGAGGTATGCCTAAAAAGGTTTCTTATTAAATAAGGTTGGCTGTAGTTTTTGCATAAATTTATCGTTGTATTAGACAGTAAAATCCTATAATGGTATGAGTTTGATGAACAATTTAAATTTACTTGGCTAGCTTTGATGGCGAAGTGTTATACCGGTATGAGATTGATGAACAATTTAAATTTACTTGGCTAGCTTTGATGGCGAAGTGTTATACTCCCTACGTTCTAGAAatagttgttattattttttcattttaacctaTAACTAGGTTAAATTGGAGAAGTGATACTTATTTTTTTCCCACAAAAAAAGAAGtatattttataaataaaaataaacatgagaGTACTTGAGTGTAAATTGACACAAACATTTATCCAATGAATCAGTCCCTATATTCTTTAGTCATACTTTCACAACCACCATCTAGTTGTCTCCTGTCTTTGTAACCAATTGTGCATTCAAAGAAACTATTTCATTTattaaagaaagagaaaaagaagcatcaaaaaattattaaaaataaataaataaaaagcctCAAGCCAACTGCTCTTATATACCCGGAACTGACAACGACGCTGCATATATATATTAGCTAAAGAAGCTTTGCACTTGCACAAATGCAATATCGATACAGCAGTCACTAAGATTAGATGTAAATAaccaatggaaaaaatgaaaaacgTGTATCTTAGTTTTAGGGGTCACAAATCTgcgttattattttatttttttcccgtTTTCTTTTGCTCTTGTTGTCCCCTCGGGAGATTCAAGGCTTCATCAATCAAAACAATATAAACAAATCTCCAACCTTTTCAATCATCAACTGGCTTGAATCCATTGGTCAATGTACTAGAATTGAATTATTCATCAATAAAACGGTCATAGGAACATTTCTTGTGTCTGTTTTAAAGTATTCCAACATGAAACCAATTAACTTATAAAACTACAATttggatttgaagaaaaaaatcaaacacTAATACAACAAATAGtctcatcatcatgataccaATTTATAGTACTTACTGGCGAGGCTCCGATGGGTACCCCACTCGTCACATTTTTCATAGTTTTCTTATGTTTTGCAGAATTCAGTGAAAGTTCCGATAACTGTGTTCGTATTCGGTGTAGCAAGAACGAGCCTGTTATCTCATTTCCTTTCAGAATTAAAGGCCGTCAGAGTGAAAAATGTGGTTACCCAGGTTTTGATCTTAGTTGtgataagaataaaacggttctTGAGCTGCCATATTCTAGTCCATTTTATGTCCAGCATATCAACTATGGTAGTAATTCTAACAAGATACAGCTTCGCGATCCAGAAAACTGCCTTTCCAAACGTCTTCTGAATAACCAGCTGAATCTTTCCGGCACCCCTTTCATTCCCATTCGCCACGAGAATTATTCATTATATAACTGCTCGTCTATTCGTTCATTCAACAGTACGTCCACGCCAATGATCAGCTGCCTTAGTAGCTCCGCGCATGCTTTTTTTGCTACATCTGCAACAAGTCCCGATAGTTTGTTGCTTAACCAAAATTGTGAGTTAATTGCAAATATACCAGTACTACCGGTTGCATCGTCGACTGGTATGGATAATTTGCTTCAAAATGATATTCATCTCACCTGGGAATCGAGTGCATCGGATTGCAAAAGCTGTAAAAACCCAAAAGCTCCGTCAAAGAAGCATGGTCTTGGTTAGCATCCTTCTCTTACCTTACTCTTTGCTTAGTATTCTCCTCGATTTTTCTACCAACGAAAAGATTCCGGGTTAAGAAAATGAATAATCTAATACACTTCCAGCACCgagtaaaagaattattataatatcTTCGGTTCTAAAATAGAGTTATCATCGCTTTTTCTTTTCAGTATACAAAAATATTTAACTAAGGTCAGGTATTTTTCGCTATTGAAATGTTTTTCAGTAGGCATGTACTTCGTTACGGGATAATATACAACTGTTGAAAAGTTGGGAAATTATTTTTCTGCAGGCTTTACATATTTTATTATCATCATATGCGTTATAGCTATGTTATGCATTGCTTGCGTCCGCACTTGGGCGAGTAATTGGGGCAACTGCCCGCCACAAGTAGAAGCTTTGCCTCACCAACCAGTCATCGTCAATACCGGTCTCGATGAATCTACTATAAAATCCTTTCCGACAGTAGTGCTTGGTGAGAACAGACGATTACCCAAAAACAGTGATACAGCATGTTTAATATGTCTACAGGAGTATCAACCCAACGAGACAGTAAGGAGTTTGCCGGCATGTAATCACTGTTTTCATGTTAGTTGTATTGATGTTTGGCTTCCAATAAACTCAAGATGTCCTATTTGCAACACAATATCACCCATCGCTAGTGAAATTAGGCCATGATACTCCGAGagtcaaaggaaaagaaaaagaatccgAAATTCATCCTGAATGCGCATGCTCCTTAATGTAAATGAACTACTTCCAGTTATTATATAAATGAGTCTTTTGGTAGACAACCTTAAGCCCTCTTTATAAGTCGTGTATATATTCGTAAGATTGTGAACTTCAGCTGAACAATTAATATTATCAGAAGGTGTAAGATTTGTATGCGCTCCTTCACTTACAAATTGTGTTACCAACAGTCAATGTGGATGTGTCCTTTCTTTAAGATTGTTCATTGTTTAGTAGTCAAATGTTGATAAGAGAAGTCCTAGAATATGAGGGTCAAAATGACAATCTATTTATAGACAAAACCAAATGAACTTTCTTAGATGGATCTGGTCTCAAAAGAAGTAAGAGACAGATTTTGATGGTAAATACCATTTTAGTTGACTTAGTTTACACTAAAGAACAAACAATTAGTAAGAATTCTccttggtggtgttggtggtcgTGCTGGTGGTAGCGTTCTGTAATTGGGTAGAGACTgataaacatgagcatagagattctaatgtagttgtgagaataattATCTGTGTATTCATTGATAGGAAAAGGCCTGATTTGTACATGTTTAcataaggcaaataaaagatacacctatcaatatctaggatatatacatcaagaatatatatgcagttacaacTAAATAACAACATAATAATGTCAAGATATATaatatcttgaccatatcttaacacTCCCCCCACCCCCGACTCAAGGTGGTGGATTACACATCTTGAGTCTGGAAATTAAGAATCGAAGACGAGCTGCACAATGAGTCTTGGTGAAAAGATCAACCACTTGAAATTCTGATTTGACGTGCGAAAGAGTGATTGTACCTTTCTTGAAATGATGACGAGTAAAATGACAATCTATCTCGATATGttttgtacgctcatgaaagaCATCATTGTGTGTAATTTGAATAGCAGCCTTGTTATCACAATATAGTGGTATAGGAGCAGATATTATAACTCCCATATCACGAAGAAGCCACCGTAACCAAATGAGTTCAGATGTGGTGTGAGCAAGAGCTCTATACTCTGCTTCAGCACTAGAACGAGAAACCACactttgtttcttacttctccatgaAATCAACGAGTCTCCCAAGAACACACAGTAGCCTGTAATAGATTTTCTATCTGTAATATCTCCTGCCCAATCGGAATCTGAGTAAGCTTGAAGAGTGAGATCAGACTTTGATGAGAAGCACAAACCTTGATGAAGAGACCCCTTGATATATCTTAGAATTCTGAGAACAGCTGCATAATGAGTAGACCTTGGAGCAGACATAAACTGACTGACTATATGAACTGCATGACTTATGTCTGGTCTCGTAATGGTTAAGTAATTTAGACTCCCTACTAGTTGACGATACAGTGTTGGATTGGACAAAAGAGTCCCATCTGTAGGACTGTACTTTACattcaattcaagaggtgtgTCAGTTACCTTATTGTCAGACAGCCCTGCGCGCTGTAGAATCTCAGATGCATATATGACTTGTGATATGCAATAACCAGTGGGTGacatgccaacttcaatgccaagaaagtaGCTTAAAGATCCAGGATCTTTCATTTTAAAACAATCATTGAGATAtgatttgagttcagtaataccttGTAAGTCACTCCCAGTAATAATCATGTCGTCAACATACAAGAGAAGAAtgacaattcctttttctgacgatctacAAACATAGCTGAATCACAGAAGCTTTGTGTAAATCCATACTGGAGAATTGCATTGCTAAACTTatcaaaccaagcacgaggtgcttgttcgAGTCCATATAATGCCCGTCGAAGCTTACATACTTGATTAGGTTCCACTAGTGGAAAATGCAAGTTAAACCACTGCTAGTACATGAGGTAATATCACAAAAACGACTGTGTTCCTCAGCTCTAATTTTGGagtggttttttccaaaacgacTGTGTCTCACATTCCTTGATTTCTTTAAAAAAACCACTGTCTTCAACAGTTAAGTTATAGCACTGATGATTACAACAGTTTATTTTGATTATATTctattaaaaaaaaggatttgattcagttgaatcttaagctgattcaactgaatcaaaagtaagatcaaaactaaaaataaaaacaaaacctaaatacaGATTTATATTGAATGATAGATTCAATGTACAATATCAGTCACTTTAAATCATTTTAAGTTTATAATATGAAAATTTCAGCAGTAACAACAACATTAAACCTCAAAAATACTTCAAATATATTCATACAGTTTAGTACTCAACCCTCAAGATTGCGTCATATAACATAAGAGAAATAATATTGAAGAAAGGTACCCCAGGTAAATGTGGAATTGGATGAAGTTCCTCTTTGCAGCTAACCACGATGACTCTATGTAGCTTGTCTTGCAATAAGCTTTGACTGTTGTAGTTGTTGTTACAGTTCACCACTAGCTACAACTCCTCCTATCCCATTCTGGTTCATTCCCATAGTTCTCTAAATGGTCACTGCAAATAACAATCGACCAGACTATTAGATGCATTAGCCATCCAAGCTACAGATCAGGATGCAGTTAGGTTGGCTATATAGGCCACACTTAACAATATTAAGGGAAATTGATCTTGAAATTAACATTAAAATATCTTCAAGAGCCTGGGTTTGTTACCATTAGAATAAATATTCCGAGATATTTATTTATATGTTATGCAAAATAAGTGTTCACACGGAACAAGGCATAGGTATTTGCTAAAGCTTGTTTGGAGCTACAATGGATCGATCTTTCTAAAAATTTGCGaacatttttgtaaatttttaaGTTAAGTAGGTAAGGTAATACCTAtttttgttgtagtgatagtcTTGTACAATATGTGAAAGATGCAAATTTTATAATCCAACTGCAAGACTGTGGTGTTTCCAGCTGCACCAGATCTATTTTTCTTTCTGTTGTAGCTCCACCACCCAAAGAATGTCATTCATTGTTGAACTTCATAACCCTACAAAAGCAACATACGAACATTAGCACACTACAATTCTCAAACTTGGTTGTAAATGCAAATAACTTATGCCATCCATCTCAAGTCAAGATTAGTAATATTTCTAGTTGGCGCGATGATATATGACAATACAGTTGCAGTGAAACATGGATGGTTGTTAGTATTAAACTTGTAACGCAATTTTAATTAGCATACAAAGTGCATTAAAGCACAAATAT
This portion of the Papaver somniferum cultivar HN1 chromosome 11, ASM357369v1, whole genome shotgun sequence genome encodes:
- the LOC113325157 gene encoding uncharacterized protein LOC113325157 encodes the protein MIITGSDLQGITELKSYLNDCFKMKDPGSLSYFLGIEVGMSPTGYCISQVIYASEILQRAGLSDNKVTDTPLELNVKYSPTDGTLLSNPTLYRQLVGSLNYLTITRPDISHAVHIVSQFMSAPRSTHYAAVLRILRYIKGSLHQGLCFSSKSDLTLQAYSDSDWAGDITDRKSITGYCVFLGDSLISWRSKKQSVVSRSSAEAEYRALAHTTSELIWLRWLLRDMGVIISAPIPLYCDNKAAIQITHNDVFHERTKHIEIDCHFTRHHFKKGTITLSHVKSEFQVVDLFTKTHCAARLRFLISRLKMCNPPP